One segment of Campylobacter concisus ATCC 51562 DNA contains the following:
- a CDS encoding TrbM/KikA/MpfK family conjugal transfer protein, whose product MKKLVFSLIVGAIFAASGATAKETSAKDTATKTSAPKELGDVFTGDKKLACEAVLCLASATRPPECAASLKKYYSITAKKAHKQAQKRQAFLDLCPR is encoded by the coding sequence ATGAAAAAACTAGTTTTTAGTTTGATCGTAGGTGCAATTTTTGCGGCAAGCGGCGCGACCGCAAAAGAGACGAGCGCAAAGGATACGGCGACAAAGACGTCTGCTCCAAAAGAGCTCGGCGACGTATTTACCGGCGATAAGAAACTGGCATGCGAAGCGGTGCTATGCCTCGCAAGCGCTACTCGCCCGCCGGAGTGCGCCGCAAGCCTTAAAAAGTACTATTCGATTACGGCTAAAAAGGCGCATAAGCAGGCTCAAAAAAGACAAGCATTTTTAGATCTGTGTCCAAGATGA
- a CDS encoding pseudouridine synthase family protein, whose protein sequence is MPYVNRFIATTNKQKAYEILMKTGFSMREAQRLIDKGRLICGGSVVSEKNAILCGDIFLIDYEAEPKGLKPIFECESFAVFDKPSGVLSHPNGRHCEYSLNDEIYTLFGRDASVAHRLDFETSGVIVVGKDRNSTIKLKKIFENREVSKSYVAMVQGKIEREFTIDAKMDLANNYDDVKMRMQICENGKSAVTKILPIKYFDDIDTTLVQAIPLTGRQHQIRLHLFHVKHKILGEPLYGLSRPQIEKILDKEMSERERINLTGAKRLLLHSDEISFKFDEIFYNIKSKFDAESEFYRFAKEGLL, encoded by the coding sequence TTGCCCTACGTAAATAGATTTATTGCCACTACAAACAAACAAAAAGCGTATGAAATTTTAATGAAAACTGGCTTTAGCATGAGAGAAGCGCAACGCCTCATAGATAAAGGTAGGCTGATATGTGGCGGTAGTGTCGTGAGTGAGAAAAATGCCATTTTGTGTGGCGATATTTTTTTGATCGACTATGAGGCGGAGCCAAAGGGACTTAAGCCGATCTTTGAGTGTGAGAGCTTTGCGGTATTTGACAAGCCAAGTGGAGTGCTGAGTCACCCAAATGGCAGACACTGTGAGTACTCGCTAAATGATGAAATTTATACGCTTTTTGGACGAGATGCGAGCGTGGCACATAGGCTTGATTTTGAGACGAGCGGCGTGATAGTCGTGGGCAAAGATAGAAATTCTACGATTAAACTAAAGAAAATTTTTGAAAATAGAGAGGTTTCTAAAAGCTACGTCGCGATGGTACAAGGCAAGATCGAGCGAGAATTTACTATCGATGCCAAAATGGATCTAGCGAACAACTACGACGATGTGAAAATGCGAATGCAAATTTGTGAAAATGGCAAGAGTGCGGTGACTAAAATTTTGCCGATCAAATATTTTGACGACATCGATACGACTTTGGTTCAGGCTATCCCACTCACTGGCAGGCAGCATCAGATTCGCTTACATTTGTTTCATGTGAAACACAAGATACTTGGCGAACCACTTTATGGTTTGTCACGTCCACAGATCGAGAAAATTTTAGATAAAGAGATGAGCGAGCGTGAACGGATAAATTTAACTGGAGCAAAAAGGCTCTTGCTCCACTCAGATGAAATTTCTTTTAAATTTGATGAAATTTTTTATAACATAAAAAGCAAATTTGACGCTGAAAGCGAATTTTATAGATTTGCAAAAGAAGGTTTACTTTAG
- the rsmA gene encoding 16S rRNA (adenine(1518)-N(6)/adenine(1519)-N(6))-dimethyltransferase RsmA: MIKAKKHFGQNFLQDKATLDKIIQAIPNDVANVIEIGPGLGDLTFRLLQIYKTTCFEIDCELFQILKAKFANEIQNGQLKLFCKDALEQWQQEGGLSSENYFLVANLPYYVATKMILNAIDDEKCLGLIVMIQKEVALKFSAKSKDKEFSALSILASLQGRCELLFDVDAKLFNPPPKVTSSVIKLQKTKKIFGKDGIFKDAKQYEAFKAFLRAVFASPRKTLLKNLSTNFDKNALEEIFESLALNQNLRPHELDVDSYLKVFERLKEDNERQKRRESCN, translated from the coding sequence ATGATAAAGGCAAAAAAGCACTTTGGACAGAATTTTTTACAGGACAAAGCGACACTAGATAAGATCATCCAAGCGATACCCAATGACGTAGCAAACGTCATTGAGATTGGGCCTGGCTTAGGTGATTTGACATTTAGACTTTTGCAAATTTATAAGACAACCTGTTTTGAGATAGATTGTGAGCTGTTTCAAATTTTAAAGGCCAAATTTGCAAATGAGATCCAAAATGGACAATTAAAACTTTTTTGTAAAGATGCATTAGAGCAATGGCAACAAGAGGGCGGACTAAGTAGCGAGAACTACTTTTTGGTCGCAAATTTGCCCTATTACGTTGCGACGAAGATGATACTAAATGCGATAGATGACGAAAAATGCCTTGGGCTTATCGTGATGATACAAAAAGAGGTTGCTCTTAAATTTAGTGCAAAGAGTAAGGATAAAGAATTTAGCGCTTTATCGATCCTCGCTTCACTCCAAGGCAGATGTGAGCTTTTGTTTGACGTGGATGCAAAGCTTTTTAATCCACCTCCAAAGGTCACATCTTCAGTCATCAAACTACAAAAAACAAAAAAGATTTTTGGCAAAGACGGGATTTTCAAAGATGCAAAACAATACGAGGCTTTTAAAGCATTTTTAAGAGCTGTATTTGCTTCGCCAAGAAAGACGCTTTTGAAAAATTTATCTACAAATTTTGACAAAAATGCGTTAGAAGAAATTTTTGAAAGCCTAGCTTTAAACCAAAATTTGCGTCCACACGAGCTAGATGTCGATTCTTATCTAAAAGTATTTGAAAGATTAAAGGAAGATAATGAACGACAAAAACGAAGAGAAAGTTGTAACTAA
- a CDS encoding type IV secretion system protein, whose translation MKKTLISIGAATALFFSSANAGGVPVIDVAAIAQAVMGYTQTLKDYAEQIKQYEQMVKDTLNFEKQMAELGIDMNSIYDILGDAQSMISQMQSIYDNVKNIPNDIMGDIARVQNACSFLENNSQFFGMTLGKTKSSIKSKVNRCTYALRDGANLSKSIDELTEQMNKAVDPIQRANYQAQINNIKNAEKFLQERDNIEKTNALLAFEDTFHSDDKTNPYSKAKMNDDLKQLSKQLSKPNNQKQAQALTNSILLKILENLQHQYELNINYTSTMATSKQLNESGSNKNLTEESFNQSVVEYKRNDAIFEPETKQLPKDELGLPKFVYFK comes from the coding sequence ATGAAGAAAACATTAATATCTATTGGTGCGGCAACGGCGCTATTTTTTAGCAGCGCAAACGCAGGAGGCGTTCCGGTTATAGACGTGGCCGCGATAGCTCAAGCGGTAATGGGCTATACTCAAACGCTAAAAGACTATGCTGAGCAAATCAAGCAGTACGAGCAAATGGTCAAAGATACGCTAAATTTTGAAAAACAGATGGCCGAGCTCGGCATAGATATGAACAGCATCTACGATATACTAGGCGATGCGCAAAGCATGATCAGTCAAATGCAAAGTATCTACGATAACGTCAAAAATATCCCCAATGACATAATGGGCGATATAGCGAGAGTGCAAAACGCGTGCTCGTTTTTGGAAAATAATAGCCAATTTTTCGGAATGACGCTAGGAAAAACCAAGAGCTCAATCAAAAGCAAGGTTAATCGCTGCACTTACGCATTGCGAGACGGCGCAAATTTGAGCAAAAGCATAGACGAGCTGACCGAGCAGATGAATAAAGCCGTCGATCCTATCCAAAGAGCGAACTATCAAGCGCAAATCAACAACATAAAAAATGCCGAGAAATTCCTGCAAGAAAGGGATAATATCGAGAAAACAAACGCCTTGTTAGCCTTTGAAGATACCTTTCATAGCGACGATAAGACCAATCCTTACTCAAAAGCGAAAATGAACGACGATTTAAAGCAGCTTTCAAAGCAGCTGAGCAAACCAAACAACCAAAAGCAAGCTCAAGCCCTCACGAACTCGATACTGCTTAAAATTTTAGAAAATTTGCAGCATCAATACGAGCTGAATATCAACTATACCAGCACGATGGCTACTAGCAAGCAGCTAAACGAAAGCGGCAGCAATAAAAATTTAACCGAAGAGAGCTTTAATCAGTCGGTCGTAGAATATAAGCGCAACGACGCCATATTTGAGCCAGAAACCAAGCAGCTCCCGAAAGATGAGCTGGGACTACCAAAATTCGTATATTTCAAATAA
- the hisF gene encoding imidazole glycerol phosphate synthase subunit HisF, with translation MNHFAKRIIPCLDVKDGRVVKGVNFVGLVDAGDPVEIAKRYNDEGADELCFLDITASHLGRDTIVDVVKKVASKLFIPLTVGGGIRTIDDISRLLNAGCDKVSLNSSAIKDPNLIDEAAKKFGSQCVVVAIDAKKIENGYSVFINGGRIDTKKDAFSWAKEVELRGAGEILLTSMDNDGVKQGFNLELTKVFSTLSIPTIASGGAGKMEHFKEAFEAGADACLAASIFHFGEIEIKKLKEYLKANGVEVRL, from the coding sequence TTGAATCATTTTGCAAAACGCATAATCCCATGCCTTGATGTAAAAGATGGCAGAGTTGTAAAGGGTGTAAATTTCGTAGGACTTGTTGACGCTGGAGATCCTGTCGAGATAGCTAAAAGATACAATGACGAGGGCGCTGATGAGCTTTGCTTTTTAGATATCACTGCCTCTCATCTTGGGCGTGATACGATAGTTGATGTCGTTAAAAAGGTTGCAAGTAAGCTTTTTATCCCACTAACAGTTGGCGGAGGTATACGTACGATCGATGATATATCACGCCTTTTAAATGCTGGCTGCGATAAAGTAAGCTTAAATTCATCAGCGATAAAAGATCCAAATTTGATTGATGAGGCAGCTAAGAAATTTGGCTCGCAATGTGTTGTAGTGGCGATCGATGCTAAAAAGATTGAAAATGGTTATAGTGTTTTTATAAATGGTGGCAGGATTGATACCAAAAAAGATGCCTTTTCTTGGGCTAAAGAGGTTGAGTTACGCGGAGCGGGGGAGATATTACTAACGTCCATGGATAATGACGGTGTCAAACAAGGCTTTAATCTTGAGCTAACAAAGGTATTTAGCACGCTTTCTATACCAACTATCGCAAGTGGCGGCGCTGGTAAGATGGAGCACTTTAAAGAGGCTTTTGAAGCCGGGGCTGATGCATGTTTAGCAGCTTCGATATTTCACTTTGGCGAAATCGAGATAAAAAAGCTAAAAGAGTATCTCAAGGCAAATGGCGTTGAGGTTAGACTCTGA
- a CDS encoding purine-nucleoside phosphorylase produces MLVISAGKNEIFDFALPMGVGLVDMAINLTKFLQKRACIGADEKSINLKNIDLHYLAKIEAKFANSSNPELKNLSQNLSKNPERNLYQMPEKIVFVGSAGLYKDGEILQIYESSVGANIEISSVENRSYSPIECEISSIVSRGTIKINSSNFITTDKNLAHKIFEKGYFLENMEFFSVLKVAQIFKIPAYGIFVATNFCNKNAHTDFIKNHAEAKKILTKYIKENM; encoded by the coding sequence ATGTTAGTTATCTCCGCTGGAAAAAACGAAATCTTTGACTTTGCTTTGCCAATGGGTGTGGGGCTAGTTGATATGGCGATAAATTTGACAAAATTTTTGCAGAAACGAGCATGTATTGGAGCGGATGAAAAGAGTATAAATTTAAAAAATATCGATCTACACTATCTTGCAAAGATCGAGGCTAAATTTGCAAACTCATCAAATCCAGAGCTAAAGAATCTAAGCCAAAATTTGTCAAAAAATCCTGAACGAAATTTATATCAGATGCCAGAAAAGATAGTTTTCGTTGGCTCAGCTGGTCTTTATAAAGATGGTGAAATTTTACAAATTTATGAAAGTTCGGTTGGGGCAAATATTGAAATTTCTAGCGTAGAAAATAGATCTTATTCGCCTATCGAGTGTGAAATTTCTTCTATCGTTTCACGTGGAACTATTAAAATAAATTCGTCAAATTTCATAACGACAGACAAAAATTTGGCTCATAAGATATTTGAAAAAGGCTATTTTTTAGAAAATATGGAGTTTTTTTCTGTTCTAAAAGTAGCTCAAATTTTTAAAATTCCAGCTTATGGAATTTTCGTAGCGACAAATTTTTGTAATAAAAATGCACATACTGATTTTATAAAAAATCACGCAGAGGCCAAGAAAATTCTAACAAAATATATAAAGGAAAATATGTGA
- the rlmN gene encoding 23S rRNA (adenine(2503)-C(2))-methyltransferase RlmN, whose protein sequence is MINLLDLSIDELKELVSPPFRATQIYEWIYKKNATEFSQMLNLPKDMRQDLAEKFYIDPLKCVKFEQSSDGSIKYLFELKDGLKIESVLLPMKEEISDENGKVSRHARYTVCVSSQVGCKMGCAFCLTAKGGLVRNLTAGEIVGQILWIKRENNIPYERRINVVYMGMGEPLDNLTNVSKAIKILALNEGLAISPRRQTVSTSGLGSQIKKLGEMDLGVLLAISLHAVTNELRSRLMPINKAYNIEAVMDAVRGFPIDMRKRVMFEYLVIKDLNDSVSDAKKLVKLLHGIKAKVNLIYFNPHEGSEFGRPELTSMLKFQEYLRDHGVTCTIRQSKGLDISAACGQLKQRNENAKFKTIVSDKNLKRQSLENNSKASVS, encoded by the coding sequence GTGATAAATTTGCTTGATCTTAGTATTGATGAGCTAAAAGAGTTAGTTTCTCCACCATTTAGAGCAACACAAATCTACGAGTGGATATATAAAAAAAATGCAACCGAATTTAGCCAAATGCTAAATTTACCTAAAGATATGCGTCAAGATCTGGCTGAAAAATTTTATATCGATCCTTTAAAATGTGTAAAATTTGAGCAAAGTAGTGATGGTTCGATCAAGTATCTTTTTGAGCTAAAAGATGGGCTAAAGATAGAGAGTGTCTTACTCCCGATGAAAGAGGAGATTAGTGATGAGAATGGAAAGGTCAGTCGCCATGCTCGTTATACGGTTTGTGTTAGTTCGCAGGTTGGCTGTAAAATGGGATGTGCTTTTTGTCTAACAGCAAAGGGTGGACTTGTTAGAAATTTGACTGCCGGTGAGATCGTAGGGCAAATTTTATGGATAAAAAGAGAGAATAACATACCATATGAGAGGCGCATAAATGTCGTTTATATGGGCATGGGTGAGCCACTCGATAATCTTACTAACGTTAGTAAAGCGATCAAAATTTTAGCTCTTAACGAGGGTCTAGCCATATCGCCGCGTCGTCAAACCGTTTCAACTAGTGGCCTTGGCAGCCAGATAAAAAAGCTTGGCGAGATGGATCTTGGTGTGTTATTGGCTATATCGCTTCATGCTGTTACTAATGAGCTTAGAAGCCGTCTAATGCCGATAAATAAGGCGTATAATATCGAGGCTGTTATGGATGCTGTTAGAGGATTTCCTATTGATATGCGAAAGCGTGTGATGTTTGAATACCTTGTTATCAAGGATTTAAACGATAGCGTGAGTGATGCTAAAAAGTTGGTAAAACTACTTCATGGTATAAAAGCGAAGGTAAATCTTATATATTTTAACCCACATGAGGGCAGTGAATTTGGACGACCTGAGCTTACCAGCATGCTAAAATTTCAAGAATATCTAAGAGATCATGGCGTCACCTGCACGATCAGACAGAGCAAAGGACTTGATATAAGTGCAGCTTGTGGGCAATTAAAACAACGCAATGAAAATGCAAAATTTAAAACCATTGTCAGTGATAAAAATTTAAAAAGACAGTCGCTTGAAAATAATAGTAAAGCCAGTGTGAGTTAG
- a CDS encoding DEAD/DEAH box helicase, with product MSKANTLKYFLLSQYLEPKTLDEPKKTNTKFKKSIDLEIANFDEKFLQILRAFDSSLLKNGIEISIYGGIFETDLLAIYISKLANSKFEKEQVLEELRSEQTSFDKAFCYKFKLTGDLVFCKDDQNFALKDVDLDDDLTPFFTPNSSDDLFIPTAPWAMARLDHLKEINQSDFSKECERIKDKLSIYKEKMEFGKYIKLINDELKSVLKTPFCNDFLRLEVKIINPNFKENDSLLNSFFIDDINLLIKFYESGRTHELTDQFLDEGSENKFERLDVRDEQNKRLVRDFFKAEEYPRSAFASDFALNFSQQIAVNNIIKKFKERSGGIYSVNGAPGTGKTTLLKDVMAEVVTLRAIKLAQMSRHDIFAPVRDSSDKVLYFTLNKELQGYEMVVSSCNNGAVEILSKELSQLKSIGSYAGEIDYFKFIATRLLSADEKTNFGEKSFISKPAWGLFCIPLGSKQNKSNFVFNAINGVKIEKTHSQFEDISKEFKEFIEQDGFLMGLGKYLATGEGIDDYDEAKEKFNQALHEVNLLFSEIRIKEEELKSINSELINIDKRLDNYNSAKQIDELLRPLIDELDLSKNELEQKVAEANELTKLISQNEILQEYLSAPIKPSFFIFQQILKTQAFEKYNSEAQKVSEINRQIAEQNLKASKQNSENKEKNEAKLNELKAKITQLEEKILELNTKIDHLNKLNGDFVRRQKLIGRSEELDSFLNGSFNQSNEGMQKSMPFMMERDLDEKPHKTKLFKSRIKLFKEALNLHKATIFARKEAVRTNLRALSVIFNDEKMAEKNGLEAKDRREIIKGLFLLTPVVSSTFASFNNTFKELLNGDIGLLLIDEAGQVNLTNALGALLRSNMAVVVGDPLQLEPVVTLPPALNNAILRYCDAKDEFNLLKSSVQLRADKVQNIGTYIKGEGKSIWVGSPLIVHRRCADPMFKISNETTYDDMMILGRSSESKLSDPNIKTEWIDVSSDEWIGNYNKAEGMIVKKLLDSKLAKLKDSVKIITPFKDVCKNLKEACTIHTMQGKEADVIIFVLGGATKGARAWAASTPNLLNVALTRAKEVVYIVGNRENWSNLPYFEVAARKIDKGQI from the coding sequence TTGAGCAAAGCAAATACCTTAAAATACTTTTTATTATCACAATATTTAGAGCCGAAAACCTTAGATGAGCCAAAAAAGACAAATACCAAATTTAAAAAATCAATAGACCTTGAGATCGCAAATTTTGATGAGAAATTTCTACAAATTTTAAGGGCATTTGATAGCTCGCTTTTAAAAAATGGTATAGAAATTTCAATTTATGGTGGTATTTTTGAGACTGACTTACTTGCTATTTATATCTCAAAGCTTGCAAATTCAAAATTTGAAAAAGAGCAAGTTTTAGAGGAGCTACGCTCTGAGCAAACGAGCTTTGATAAGGCGTTTTGCTATAAATTTAAGCTTACTGGTGATTTAGTATTTTGCAAAGATGATCAAAATTTTGCTTTAAAAGATGTAGATTTAGATGATGATTTAACTCCGTTTTTTACACCAAACTCATCTGATGACCTTTTCATCCCAACAGCTCCTTGGGCAATGGCTCGCCTAGATCATCTAAAAGAGATAAATCAAAGTGACTTTAGCAAAGAGTGCGAGCGCATAAAAGACAAGCTATCTATCTATAAAGAAAAAATGGAATTTGGCAAATATATAAAGCTTATAAACGATGAGCTAAAAAGTGTACTTAAAACACCATTTTGTAATGATTTCTTAAGGCTTGAAGTAAAGATCATAAATCCAAATTTTAAAGAAAATGATAGCCTTTTAAATAGCTTTTTTATAGATGATATAAATTTGCTTATCAAATTTTACGAGTCAGGTAGGACGCACGAGCTAACGGATCAATTTTTAGACGAGGGCAGTGAGAATAAATTTGAAAGACTTGATGTAAGAGATGAGCAAAATAAAAGGCTTGTTAGAGATTTTTTTAAAGCAGAGGAGTATCCAAGATCAGCCTTTGCTAGCGACTTTGCTTTAAATTTCTCACAGCAAATTGCTGTTAATAACATCATTAAAAAATTTAAAGAAAGAAGTGGTGGAATTTATAGCGTAAATGGCGCTCCAGGAACCGGTAAAACAACGCTTTTAAAAGACGTAATGGCTGAAGTTGTTACGCTTAGGGCGATAAAGCTTGCACAAATGAGTAGACATGATATCTTTGCTCCAGTTCGAGATAGTAGCGATAAGGTGCTTTATTTCACTCTAAATAAAGAACTCCAGGGCTATGAGATGGTTGTTAGCTCTTGCAATAACGGTGCGGTTGAAATTTTAAGTAAAGAGCTTAGCCAACTAAAAAGCATCGGTAGTTACGCAGGCGAGATTGATTATTTTAAATTTATAGCTACAAGGCTTCTCTCGGCCGATGAAAAGACAAATTTTGGAGAAAAATCTTTTATCTCAAAACCTGCATGGGGGCTTTTTTGCATACCTCTTGGCTCAAAGCAAAATAAGTCAAATTTTGTTTTTAATGCGATTAATGGCGTAAAGATCGAAAAAACGCATAGTCAGTTTGAAGATATTTCAAAAGAATTTAAAGAATTTATAGAACAAGATGGCTTTTTAATGGGGCTTGGCAAATACTTGGCTACCGGCGAAGGAATTGATGATTACGACGAGGCAAAGGAGAAATTTAATCAAGCCCTACATGAAGTAAATCTACTTTTTAGCGAGATCAGGATCAAAGAAGAGGAGCTAAAAAGTATAAATAGTGAGCTTATAAATATCGATAAAAGACTTGATAACTATAATTCAGCAAAGCAAATAGATGAGCTCTTAAGGCCACTAATAGATGAACTGGATTTGAGCAAAAATGAGCTAGAGCAAAAGGTGGCTGAAGCTAACGAGCTAACAAAGCTTATTAGTCAGAATGAAATTTTGCAAGAGTATCTGAGTGCGCCTATAAAGCCATCATTTTTTATTTTCCAGCAAATTTTAAAGACACAAGCTTTTGAAAAATATAACAGTGAAGCGCAAAAAGTTAGTGAGATAAATCGCCAAATAGCTGAGCAAAATTTGAAAGCAAGCAAGCAAAATAGTGAAAATAAAGAGAAGAATGAAGCAAAATTAAACGAACTAAAAGCTAAAATAACTCAGCTTGAAGAGAAAATTTTAGAACTTAACACCAAGATAGACCATCTCAACAAACTTAATGGTGACTTTGTTAGACGTCAAAAATTAATTGGCAGAAGCGAAGAACTTGATAGCTTTTTAAATGGTAGTTTTAATCAGAGTAATGAAGGAATGCAAAAGAGTATGCCATTTATGATGGAGCGTGATCTTGATGAGAAACCCCACAAGACGAAGCTTTTTAAGTCAAGAATCAAGCTTTTTAAAGAAGCGCTTAATCTGCATAAAGCCACTATCTTTGCTCGCAAAGAAGCTGTTAGAACAAATTTGCGAGCTCTTAGCGTTATATTTAATGATGAAAAAATGGCTGAAAAAAACGGGCTTGAAGCTAAAGATAGACGTGAAATAATAAAAGGATTGTTTTTGCTAACGCCAGTTGTTAGTTCTACTTTCGCATCTTTTAATAATACTTTTAAAGAGCTACTAAATGGCGATATAGGTTTGCTCTTAATAGATGAAGCAGGGCAGGTAAATTTAACTAACGCATTAGGTGCACTGCTTCGTTCAAACATGGCTGTTGTAGTTGGTGATCCACTTCAACTTGAGCCTGTTGTAACATTACCGCCAGCTTTAAATAACGCTATTTTACGCTACTGTGATGCAAAGGATGAGTTTAATCTACTAAAATCATCAGTTCAACTTCGAGCCGATAAAGTACAAAATATTGGTACATATATAAAAGGAGAGGGTAAGTCCATTTGGGTTGGTTCACCACTTATCGTTCATAGAAGGTGTGCCGATCCTATGTTTAAAATTTCAAACGAAACAACATATGATGATATGATGATACTTGGTAGAAGTAGTGAAAGTAAACTTAGTGACCCTAACATCAAAACAGAATGGATTGATGTTAGTAGTGATGAATGGATAGGTAATTATAATAAAGCTGAAGGCATGATCGTTAAAAAGCTTTTAGATAGTAAGCTAGCCAAGCTAAAAGATAGCGTTAAAATAATAACACCTTTTAAAGATGTTTGTAAAAATTTAAAAGAGGCCTGTACTATTCACACCATGCAAGGCAAAGAAGCCGATGTTATTATCTTTGTCCTTGGCGGTGCTACAAAAGGTGCTAGAGCATGGGCTGCTAGTACGCCAAATTTACTAAATGTAGCACTAACAAGAGCAAAAGAGGTTGTTTATATAGTTGGCAACCGAGAAAATTGGTCTAATTTGCCATATTTTGAGGTAGCAGCTAGAAAAATAGATAAAGGACAGATTTGA
- a CDS encoding tyrosine-type recombinase/integrase has protein sequence MKNLEKNKNIYVQHGRFYIDCQRDGVRIRRATGLKKSPLAFDFVRKNYDLFLGSKSDIAEAKRRYRELEDLQTDRLLRKGEKDAGAIKNSSEFSFDSVIDRLLAEKSFLKDKTRRLYVIMSHTITEFLNTNGIFYLADFERYHSVEFVKFCKNKGLKDSSISGYCSFFKMIFRYAVSNDIISKNPFFIPRFKQHLDELEDEKFPPFSLDEILKLIKNADDELRLFLVVAFFTGARTGEILALTFGDLDFENRQIRINKTLSDVGIVDSPKTKSSNRTIDMLQIVYNELIKLDSGDKSQRIFRLSRSMMRLKFNDLQVKLGYNTRRLYDTRHSFASVMLSRGEEPMWVGCKMMGHKDLNETYRSYAKYLPKEVKQRAVFLNDIVI, from the coding sequence ATGAAAAATTTAGAAAAAAATAAAAATATCTACGTGCAACACGGACGTTTTTATATCGATTGTCAAAGGGACGGCGTTAGAATTCGCCGTGCTACGGGTCTTAAAAAGTCACCTTTGGCGTTTGATTTCGTTCGTAAAAATTACGATTTATTTCTCGGCTCTAAATCCGATATCGCGGAGGCTAAACGCCGGTATCGCGAACTCGAGGACTTACAAACCGACAGGCTCCTTAGAAAAGGGGAGAAAGACGCCGGCGCTATTAAAAATTCTAGTGAGTTTAGCTTTGATAGCGTGATCGATCGTCTCCTTGCCGAGAAGTCGTTTTTAAAGGATAAAACTAGGCGGCTTTACGTGATTATGAGCCATACGATCACGGAATTTTTAAACACTAATGGTATCTTCTACCTAGCCGATTTTGAGAGGTATCACAGCGTAGAATTCGTTAAATTTTGTAAGAATAAAGGATTAAAGGATAGCTCTATTAGCGGCTATTGCTCCTTTTTTAAGATGATTTTTCGATATGCCGTAAGTAATGACATAATCTCCAAAAATCCGTTTTTTATCCCTAGATTTAAGCAACACCTCGATGAATTGGAGGATGAAAAATTTCCGCCGTTTAGCCTTGATGAAATTTTGAAACTCATTAAAAACGCCGACGACGAGCTGCGGCTGTTTTTGGTCGTGGCGTTCTTTACTGGCGCTCGAACCGGTGAAATTTTAGCTCTTACTTTCGGCGATCTAGACTTTGAAAATAGGCAAATCCGGATAAATAAAACGCTTTCGGACGTCGGCATCGTGGATTCGCCGAAAACTAAATCCAGCAACCGCACGATCGATATGCTGCAAATCGTCTATAATGAACTCATAAAGCTTGATAGCGGCGACAAAAGCCAGCGGATTTTTAGGCTTTCTCGGTCTATGATGCGGCTTAAATTTAATGATTTGCAAGTAAAACTTGGTTACAATACTCGCAGGCTTTATGATACTAGACACTCCTTTGCTTCCGTCATGCTGAGCCGCGGCGAGGAACCTATGTGGGTGGGCTGTAAAATGATGGGGCATAAGGACTTGAACGAGACTTATCGCTCCTATGCGAAGTATCTGCCGAAAGAAGTTAAACAAAGGGCGGTTTTTTTAAATGATATCGTCATTTAA